In Rhinolophus sinicus isolate RSC01 linkage group LG17, ASM3656204v1, whole genome shotgun sequence, one DNA window encodes the following:
- the IGSF9 gene encoding protein turtle homolog A isoform X3, translating into MVWCLSLVILSLIISRGADGRGKSEVVSVVGRAGESAVLGCDLLPSAGRPPLHVIEWLRFGFLLPIFIQFGLYSPRVDPDYVGRVRLQKGASLQIEGLRAEDQGWYECRVLFLDQHSPEDDSANGSWVHLTVNSPPQFLETPPQVLEVQELEALTLRCVARGSPQPHVTWKLRGQDLGQGQGQMQVQNGTLWIRQVERGSSGIYTCQASSTEGPPVIMVPPKNSTVNASQDISLACRAEAYPANLTYSWFQDSLNVFHIRWGSGGRLQSRVQILVDGSLWLQSAQPDDAGRYTCVPSNGLLHPPSASAYLTVLYPAQVTAMPPETPLPIGMRGVIRCPVRANPPLLFVSWTKDGNALQLDKFPGWSQGPEGSLVIALGNEDALGEYSCTPYNSLGTAGPSPVTRVLLKAPPAFLERPKEEYFQEVGRELLIPCSARGDPPPTVSWAKVGHGLQSQAQVDSNSSLILRPLTKEAHGRWECTASNAVAQVATSTNVYVLGTSPHVVTNVSVVPLPKSANVSWEPGFDGGYLQRFSIWYTPLAKRPDRAHHDWVSLAVPMGAAHLLVPGLQPHTQYQFSVLAQNKLGSGPFSKIVLSVPEGLPTTPAVPRLPLTEMPLPLSSPRGLVAVRTPRGILLHWDPPELVPKKLDGYILEGRQGSQAWEVLDQAVAGTEMQLLVPGLIKDVLYEFRLVALAGGYVSDPSNIANVSTSGLEVYPSRTQLPGFLPQPVLAGVLGGLCFLGVAVLVSILAACVTNQRRAARRRRKRLHQDPPLIFSPPQLSALLSAPGSSSPDSVAKLKPQASPVPSLHQSLLCREPPGSPSSPLEDPPSRGPLPLESICRGPDGRFVMGPSMVTPQERSGPEQAKPQTPSQRQARSYDCSSSSPSGLPQPLCIVDISPVGLNPAAPPSPLSGPGPLLQYLNLPFFREMNVDGDWPPFEEPSPAPPLDYTDTQPCPTSSFLQPPDSSPGSPRAVLPGAMVRAGAAPEPPYTALADWTLRERLLPSLLPAVPRGSLTSQSSGRGSASFLRPPSTAPSAGGSYLSPAILGDSSSWASGPERWPRREHVVTVSKRRNTSVDENYEWDSEFPGDMELLESLHLDLAGARPRPEAEPELGEKTPEECCLLNTAHTPDPEARCAALREEFLAFRRRRDATRAQLPAYRQPVPHPEQATLL; encoded by the exons GGCGAGTCCGGCTGCAGAAGGGGGCATCTCTCCAGATTGAGGGGCTCCGGGCAGAAGACCAGGGCTGGTATGAGTGTCGTGTGCTTTTCCTGGACCAGCACAGCCCTGAAGATGATTCTGCTAACGGCTCCTGGGTGCACCTCACAGTCAATT cGCCCCCTCAATTCCTGGAGACACCTCCGCAGGTGCTGGAAGTTCAGGAATTAGAGGCCTTGACCTTGCGTTGTGTGGCCCGCGGTAGCCCCCAGCCTCATGTGACTTGGAAGCTCCGAGGACAAGACCttggccagggccagggccagatgCAG GTGCAGAATGGGACGCTGTGGATCCGCCAAGTGGAGCGAGGCAGCTCGGGGATCTACACTTGCCAAGCCTCCAGCACTGAGG GACCCCCAGTCATCATGGTACCCCCCAAGAACAGCACTGTCAATGCCTCCCAGGATATTTCCTTGGCCTGCCGGGCTGAGGCGTACCCTGCTAACCTCACCTATAGCTGGTTCCAGGACAGCCTCAATGTCTTCCACATTAGGTGGGGCTCTGGAGG CCGCCTACAGTCACGAGTGCAGATCTTGGTGGATGGGAGCCTGTGGCTACAGTCTGCGCAGCCTGATGATGCTGGCCGCTACACCTGTGTGCCCAGCAACGGCCTCCTACACCCACCCTCAGCCTCTGCCTATCTCACTGTGCTCT ACCCAGCCCAGGTGACAGCAATGCCTCCTGAGACACCCCTGCCCATAGGCATGCGAGGGGTGATCCGGTGCCCAGTTCGTGCCAACCCACCACTGCTCTTTGTCAGTTGGACCAAGGATGGGAATGCCCTGCAGCTGGACAAG TTCCCTGGCTGGTCCCAGGGCCCAGAAGGCTCACTGGTCATTGCTCTGGGGAATGAGGACGCTCTAGGAGAATACTCCTGCACCCCCTACAACAGTCTTGGCACTGCAGGGCCCTCCCCAGTGACCCGAGTGCTGCTCAAG GCCCCCCCAGCTTTTTTAGAACGGCCTAAGGAAGAATATTTCCAAGAAGTAGGGCGGGAGCTACTCATCCCCTGTTCTGCCCGCGGAGACCCTCCTCCTACTGTCTCTTGGGCCAAG GTGGGCCATGGGCTGCAGAGCCAGGCCCAGGTGGACAGCAACAGTAGCCTTATCCTGCGACCCTTGACCAAGGAGGCCCACGGACGCTGGGAGTGCACCGCCAGCAATGCTGTGGCCCAAGTGGCCACCTCCACGAATGTCTACGTGCTGG GCACCAGCCCCCATGTTGTCACCAATGTGTCCGTCGTGCCTTTGCCCAAGAGTGCCAATGTCTCCTGGGAGCCTGGGTTTGATGGCGGTTATCTGCAGAGATTCAGCATCTGGTATACCCCATT GGCCAAGCGTCCTGACCGAGCCCACCATGATTGGGTGTCCCTGGCGGTGCCCATGGGGGCTGCTCACCTCCTTGTGCCAGGGTTGCAGCCCCACACCCAGTACCAGTTCAGCGTCCTAGCTCAGAACAAGCTGGGAAGTGGGCCTTTCAGCAAGATTGTCCTGTCTGTCCCTGAAG GGCTTCCTACCACACCAGCTGTCCCCAGACTTCCCCTGACAGAGATGCCGCTGCCTCTGTCCTCTCCCCGAGGTCTGGTGGCAGTTAGGACACCCCGGGGGATACTCTTACATTGGGATCCACCAGAACTGGTCCCTAAGAAACTGGATGGCTACATCCTGGAGGGCCGACAAGGCTCCCAGGCCTGGGAGGTGCTGGACCAGGCCGTGGCAGGCACAGAAATGCAGCTGCTGGTGCCAGGCCTCATTAAG GATGTTCTCTACGAGTTCCGCCTTGTGGCCTTGGCTGGTGGCTATGTCAGTGATCCCAGCAACATAGCCAACGTCTCCACTTCTG GCCTGGAGGTCTATCCGTCTCGCACCCAGTTGCCAGGCTTCTTGCCACAGCCCGTGCTGGCCGGAGTGCTGGGCGGGCTCTGCTTCCTGGGGGTGGCTGTTCTTGTGAGCATCCTGGCTGCTTGTGTCACTAACCAGCGCAgggccgcccgccgccgccgcaaGCGCCTTCACCAAG ATCCACCACTTATCTTCTCTCCGCCCCAGTTATCAGCTCTACT ctctgctccaggtTCAAGCAGTCCTGATAGTGTGGCCAAGCTGAAGCCCCAGGCTTCCCCAGTTCCCAGCCTGCACCAgagtctgctctgcagggagccCCCTGGATCCCCCAGCTCCCCTCTGGAGGATCCTCCTAGCCGGGGGCCCTTGCCCCTGGAGTCCATTTGCCGGGGACCAGATGGGCGCTTTGTGATGGGACCCAGCATGGTGACCCCCCAAGAAAGGTCAGGCCCTGAGCAGGCCAAACCTCAGACCCCGTCCCAGCGTCAGGCCAGGTCGTATgactgcagcagcagcagccctaGTGGGCTGCCCCAGCCCCTCTGCATTGTAGACATAAGCCCTGTGGGGCTCAATCCTGCAGCTCCACCAAGTCCTCTGTCAGGTCCAGGACCCCTGCTCCAGTACCTGAACCTGCCCTTCTTCCGGGAGATGAATGTGGATGGGGACTGGCCCCCTTTCGAAGAGCCCAGTCCTGCTCCACCCCTAGATTACACGgacacccagccctgccccactTCATCTTTCCTTCAACCCCCGGACTCCTCCCCTGGGTCCCCCAGGGCCGTACTTCCTGGGGCCATGGTCAGGGCTGGGGCTGCTCCTGAGCCCCCATACACAGCACTAGCTGACTGGACATTGAGGGAACGGCTGCTGCCAAGCCTTCTCCCTGCCGTCCCTCGGGGCAGCCTCACCAGCCAGAGCAGTGGGCGGGGCAGCGCTTCGTTCTTGCGGCCCCCCTCCACAGCCCCCTCAGCAGGAGGCAGCTACCTCAGTCCTGCTATTCTGGGAGATAGCAGCAGCTGGGCCAGTGGCCCTGAGAGATGGCCCCGAAGGGAGCACGTGGTAACAGTCAGCAAGAG GAGGAATACATCTGTGGATGAGAACTATGAATGGGATTCAGAATTCCCTGGGGACATGGAATTGCTGGAGAGTCTGCACCTAGACTTGGCTGGCGCTCGACCCCGACCTGAAGCTGAGCCAGAGCTAG GTGAAAAGACTCCAGAGGAGTGCTGCCTCCTGAACACGGCCCATACTCCTGACCCTGAGGCCCGCTGTGCTGCCCTTCGGGAGGAATTCCTGGCCTTCCGCCGCCGCCGAGATGCCACTAGGGCCCAGCTACCAGCCTATCGACAGCCAGTCCCCCACCCTGAACAGGCCACTCTGCTGTGA
- the IGSF9 gene encoding protein turtle homolog A isoform X2 codes for MVWCLSLVILSLIISRGADGRGKSEVVSVVGRAGESAVLGCDLLPSAGRPPLHVIEWLRFGFLLPIFIQFGLYSPRVDPDYVGRVRLQKGASLQIEGLRAEDQGWYECRVLFLDQHSPEDDSANGSWVHLTVNSPPQFLETPPQVLEVQELEALTLRCVARGSPQPHVTWKLRGQDLGQGQGQMQVQNGTLWIRQVERGSSGIYTCQASSTEGSATHATQLLVLGPPVIMVPPKNSTVNASQDISLACRAEAYPANLTYSWFQDSLNVFHISRLQSRVQILVDGSLWLQSAQPDDAGRYTCVPSNGLLHPPSASAYLTVLYPAQVTAMPPETPLPIGMRGVIRCPVRANPPLLFVSWTKDGNALQLDKFPGWSQGPEGSLVIALGNEDALGEYSCTPYNSLGTAGPSPVTRVLLKAPPAFLERPKEEYFQEVGRELLIPCSARGDPPPTVSWAKVGHGLQSQAQVDSNSSLILRPLTKEAHGRWECTASNAVAQVATSTNVYVLGTSPHVVTNVSVVPLPKSANVSWEPGFDGGYLQRFSIWYTPLAKRPDRAHHDWVSLAVPMGAAHLLVPGLQPHTQYQFSVLAQNKLGSGPFSKIVLSVPEGLPTTPAVPRLPLTEMPLPLSSPRGLVAVRTPRGILLHWDPPELVPKKLDGYILEGRQGSQAWEVLDQAVAGTEMQLLVPGLIKDVLYEFRLVALAGGYVSDPSNIANVSTSGLEVYPSRTQLPGFLPQPVLAGVLGGLCFLGVAVLVSILAACVTNQRRAARRRRKRLHQDPPLIFSPPQLSALLSAPGSSSPDSVAKLKPQASPVPSLHQSLLCREPPGSPSSPLEDPPSRGPLPLESICRGPDGRFVMGPSMVTPQERSGPEQAKPQTPSQRQARSYDCSSSSPSGLPQPLCIVDISPVGLNPAAPPSPLSGPGPLLQYLNLPFFREMNVDGDWPPFEEPSPAPPLDYTDTQPCPTSSFLQPPDSSPGSPRAVLPGAMVRAGAAPEPPYTALADWTLRERLLPSLLPAVPRGSLTSQSSGRGSASFLRPPSTAPSAGGSYLSPAILGDSSSWASGPERWPRREHVVTVSKRRNTSVDENYEWDSEFPGDMELLESLHLDLAGARPRPEAEPELGEKTPEECCLLNTAHTPDPEARCAALREEFLAFRRRRDATRAQLPAYRQPVPHPEQATLL; via the exons GGCGAGTCCGGCTGCAGAAGGGGGCATCTCTCCAGATTGAGGGGCTCCGGGCAGAAGACCAGGGCTGGTATGAGTGTCGTGTGCTTTTCCTGGACCAGCACAGCCCTGAAGATGATTCTGCTAACGGCTCCTGGGTGCACCTCACAGTCAATT cGCCCCCTCAATTCCTGGAGACACCTCCGCAGGTGCTGGAAGTTCAGGAATTAGAGGCCTTGACCTTGCGTTGTGTGGCCCGCGGTAGCCCCCAGCCTCATGTGACTTGGAAGCTCCGAGGACAAGACCttggccagggccagggccagatgCAG GTGCAGAATGGGACGCTGTGGATCCGCCAAGTGGAGCGAGGCAGCTCGGGGATCTACACTTGCCAAGCCTCCAGCACTGAGGGCAGTGCCACCCACGCCACCCAGCTGCTGGTGCTAG GACCCCCAGTCATCATGGTACCCCCCAAGAACAGCACTGTCAATGCCTCCCAGGATATTTCCTTGGCCTGCCGGGCTGAGGCGTACCCTGCTAACCTCACCTATAGCTGGTTCCAGGACAGCCTCAATGTCTTCCACATTAG CCGCCTACAGTCACGAGTGCAGATCTTGGTGGATGGGAGCCTGTGGCTACAGTCTGCGCAGCCTGATGATGCTGGCCGCTACACCTGTGTGCCCAGCAACGGCCTCCTACACCCACCCTCAGCCTCTGCCTATCTCACTGTGCTCT ACCCAGCCCAGGTGACAGCAATGCCTCCTGAGACACCCCTGCCCATAGGCATGCGAGGGGTGATCCGGTGCCCAGTTCGTGCCAACCCACCACTGCTCTTTGTCAGTTGGACCAAGGATGGGAATGCCCTGCAGCTGGACAAG TTCCCTGGCTGGTCCCAGGGCCCAGAAGGCTCACTGGTCATTGCTCTGGGGAATGAGGACGCTCTAGGAGAATACTCCTGCACCCCCTACAACAGTCTTGGCACTGCAGGGCCCTCCCCAGTGACCCGAGTGCTGCTCAAG GCCCCCCCAGCTTTTTTAGAACGGCCTAAGGAAGAATATTTCCAAGAAGTAGGGCGGGAGCTACTCATCCCCTGTTCTGCCCGCGGAGACCCTCCTCCTACTGTCTCTTGGGCCAAG GTGGGCCATGGGCTGCAGAGCCAGGCCCAGGTGGACAGCAACAGTAGCCTTATCCTGCGACCCTTGACCAAGGAGGCCCACGGACGCTGGGAGTGCACCGCCAGCAATGCTGTGGCCCAAGTGGCCACCTCCACGAATGTCTACGTGCTGG GCACCAGCCCCCATGTTGTCACCAATGTGTCCGTCGTGCCTTTGCCCAAGAGTGCCAATGTCTCCTGGGAGCCTGGGTTTGATGGCGGTTATCTGCAGAGATTCAGCATCTGGTATACCCCATT GGCCAAGCGTCCTGACCGAGCCCACCATGATTGGGTGTCCCTGGCGGTGCCCATGGGGGCTGCTCACCTCCTTGTGCCAGGGTTGCAGCCCCACACCCAGTACCAGTTCAGCGTCCTAGCTCAGAACAAGCTGGGAAGTGGGCCTTTCAGCAAGATTGTCCTGTCTGTCCCTGAAG GGCTTCCTACCACACCAGCTGTCCCCAGACTTCCCCTGACAGAGATGCCGCTGCCTCTGTCCTCTCCCCGAGGTCTGGTGGCAGTTAGGACACCCCGGGGGATACTCTTACATTGGGATCCACCAGAACTGGTCCCTAAGAAACTGGATGGCTACATCCTGGAGGGCCGACAAGGCTCCCAGGCCTGGGAGGTGCTGGACCAGGCCGTGGCAGGCACAGAAATGCAGCTGCTGGTGCCAGGCCTCATTAAG GATGTTCTCTACGAGTTCCGCCTTGTGGCCTTGGCTGGTGGCTATGTCAGTGATCCCAGCAACATAGCCAACGTCTCCACTTCTG GCCTGGAGGTCTATCCGTCTCGCACCCAGTTGCCAGGCTTCTTGCCACAGCCCGTGCTGGCCGGAGTGCTGGGCGGGCTCTGCTTCCTGGGGGTGGCTGTTCTTGTGAGCATCCTGGCTGCTTGTGTCACTAACCAGCGCAgggccgcccgccgccgccgcaaGCGCCTTCACCAAG ATCCACCACTTATCTTCTCTCCGCCCCAGTTATCAGCTCTACT ctctgctccaggtTCAAGCAGTCCTGATAGTGTGGCCAAGCTGAAGCCCCAGGCTTCCCCAGTTCCCAGCCTGCACCAgagtctgctctgcagggagccCCCTGGATCCCCCAGCTCCCCTCTGGAGGATCCTCCTAGCCGGGGGCCCTTGCCCCTGGAGTCCATTTGCCGGGGACCAGATGGGCGCTTTGTGATGGGACCCAGCATGGTGACCCCCCAAGAAAGGTCAGGCCCTGAGCAGGCCAAACCTCAGACCCCGTCCCAGCGTCAGGCCAGGTCGTATgactgcagcagcagcagccctaGTGGGCTGCCCCAGCCCCTCTGCATTGTAGACATAAGCCCTGTGGGGCTCAATCCTGCAGCTCCACCAAGTCCTCTGTCAGGTCCAGGACCCCTGCTCCAGTACCTGAACCTGCCCTTCTTCCGGGAGATGAATGTGGATGGGGACTGGCCCCCTTTCGAAGAGCCCAGTCCTGCTCCACCCCTAGATTACACGgacacccagccctgccccactTCATCTTTCCTTCAACCCCCGGACTCCTCCCCTGGGTCCCCCAGGGCCGTACTTCCTGGGGCCATGGTCAGGGCTGGGGCTGCTCCTGAGCCCCCATACACAGCACTAGCTGACTGGACATTGAGGGAACGGCTGCTGCCAAGCCTTCTCCCTGCCGTCCCTCGGGGCAGCCTCACCAGCCAGAGCAGTGGGCGGGGCAGCGCTTCGTTCTTGCGGCCCCCCTCCACAGCCCCCTCAGCAGGAGGCAGCTACCTCAGTCCTGCTATTCTGGGAGATAGCAGCAGCTGGGCCAGTGGCCCTGAGAGATGGCCCCGAAGGGAGCACGTGGTAACAGTCAGCAAGAG GAGGAATACATCTGTGGATGAGAACTATGAATGGGATTCAGAATTCCCTGGGGACATGGAATTGCTGGAGAGTCTGCACCTAGACTTGGCTGGCGCTCGACCCCGACCTGAAGCTGAGCCAGAGCTAG GTGAAAAGACTCCAGAGGAGTGCTGCCTCCTGAACACGGCCCATACTCCTGACCCTGAGGCCCGCTGTGCTGCCCTTCGGGAGGAATTCCTGGCCTTCCGCCGCCGCCGAGATGCCACTAGGGCCCAGCTACCAGCCTATCGACAGCCAGTCCCCCACCCTGAACAGGCCACTCTGCTGTGA
- the IGSF9 gene encoding protein turtle homolog A isoform X4 produces MVWCLSLVILSLIISRGADGRGKSEVVSVVGRAGESAVLGCDLLPSAGRPPLHVIEWLRFGFLLPIFIQFGLYSPRVDPDYVAPPQFLETPPQVLEVQELEALTLRCVARGSPQPHVTWKLRGQDLGQGQGQMQVQNGTLWIRQVERGSSGIYTCQASSTEGSATHATQLLVLGPPVIMVPPKNSTVNASQDISLACRAEAYPANLTYSWFQDSLNVFHIRWGSGGRLQSRVQILVDGSLWLQSAQPDDAGRYTCVPSNGLLHPPSASAYLTVLYPAQVTAMPPETPLPIGMRGVIRCPVRANPPLLFVSWTKDGNALQLDKFPGWSQGPEGSLVIALGNEDALGEYSCTPYNSLGTAGPSPVTRVLLKAPPAFLERPKEEYFQEVGRELLIPCSARGDPPPTVSWAKVGHGLQSQAQVDSNSSLILRPLTKEAHGRWECTASNAVAQVATSTNVYVLGTSPHVVTNVSVVPLPKSANVSWEPGFDGGYLQRFSIWYTPLAKRPDRAHHDWVSLAVPMGAAHLLVPGLQPHTQYQFSVLAQNKLGSGPFSKIVLSVPEGLPTTPAVPRLPLTEMPLPLSSPRGLVAVRTPRGILLHWDPPELVPKKLDGYILEGRQGSQAWEVLDQAVAGTEMQLLVPGLIKDVLYEFRLVALAGGYVSDPSNIANVSTSGLEVYPSRTQLPGFLPQPVLAGVLGGLCFLGVAVLVSILAACVTNQRRAARRRRKRLHQDPPLIFSPPQLSALLSAPGSSSPDSVAKLKPQASPVPSLHQSLLCREPPGSPSSPLEDPPSRGPLPLESICRGPDGRFVMGPSMVTPQERSGPEQAKPQTPSQRQARSYDCSSSSPSGLPQPLCIVDISPVGLNPAAPPSPLSGPGPLLQYLNLPFFREMNVDGDWPPFEEPSPAPPLDYTDTQPCPTSSFLQPPDSSPGSPRAVLPGAMVRAGAAPEPPYTALADWTLRERLLPSLLPAVPRGSLTSQSSGRGSASFLRPPSTAPSAGGSYLSPAILGDSSSWASGPERWPRREHVVTVSKRRNTSVDENYEWDSEFPGDMELLESLHLDLAGARPRPEAEPELGEKTPEECCLLNTAHTPDPEARCAALREEFLAFRRRRDATRAQLPAYRQPVPHPEQATLL; encoded by the exons cGCCCCCTCAATTCCTGGAGACACCTCCGCAGGTGCTGGAAGTTCAGGAATTAGAGGCCTTGACCTTGCGTTGTGTGGCCCGCGGTAGCCCCCAGCCTCATGTGACTTGGAAGCTCCGAGGACAAGACCttggccagggccagggccagatgCAG GTGCAGAATGGGACGCTGTGGATCCGCCAAGTGGAGCGAGGCAGCTCGGGGATCTACACTTGCCAAGCCTCCAGCACTGAGGGCAGTGCCACCCACGCCACCCAGCTGCTGGTGCTAG GACCCCCAGTCATCATGGTACCCCCCAAGAACAGCACTGTCAATGCCTCCCAGGATATTTCCTTGGCCTGCCGGGCTGAGGCGTACCCTGCTAACCTCACCTATAGCTGGTTCCAGGACAGCCTCAATGTCTTCCACATTAGGTGGGGCTCTGGAGG CCGCCTACAGTCACGAGTGCAGATCTTGGTGGATGGGAGCCTGTGGCTACAGTCTGCGCAGCCTGATGATGCTGGCCGCTACACCTGTGTGCCCAGCAACGGCCTCCTACACCCACCCTCAGCCTCTGCCTATCTCACTGTGCTCT ACCCAGCCCAGGTGACAGCAATGCCTCCTGAGACACCCCTGCCCATAGGCATGCGAGGGGTGATCCGGTGCCCAGTTCGTGCCAACCCACCACTGCTCTTTGTCAGTTGGACCAAGGATGGGAATGCCCTGCAGCTGGACAAG TTCCCTGGCTGGTCCCAGGGCCCAGAAGGCTCACTGGTCATTGCTCTGGGGAATGAGGACGCTCTAGGAGAATACTCCTGCACCCCCTACAACAGTCTTGGCACTGCAGGGCCCTCCCCAGTGACCCGAGTGCTGCTCAAG GCCCCCCCAGCTTTTTTAGAACGGCCTAAGGAAGAATATTTCCAAGAAGTAGGGCGGGAGCTACTCATCCCCTGTTCTGCCCGCGGAGACCCTCCTCCTACTGTCTCTTGGGCCAAG GTGGGCCATGGGCTGCAGAGCCAGGCCCAGGTGGACAGCAACAGTAGCCTTATCCTGCGACCCTTGACCAAGGAGGCCCACGGACGCTGGGAGTGCACCGCCAGCAATGCTGTGGCCCAAGTGGCCACCTCCACGAATGTCTACGTGCTGG GCACCAGCCCCCATGTTGTCACCAATGTGTCCGTCGTGCCTTTGCCCAAGAGTGCCAATGTCTCCTGGGAGCCTGGGTTTGATGGCGGTTATCTGCAGAGATTCAGCATCTGGTATACCCCATT GGCCAAGCGTCCTGACCGAGCCCACCATGATTGGGTGTCCCTGGCGGTGCCCATGGGGGCTGCTCACCTCCTTGTGCCAGGGTTGCAGCCCCACACCCAGTACCAGTTCAGCGTCCTAGCTCAGAACAAGCTGGGAAGTGGGCCTTTCAGCAAGATTGTCCTGTCTGTCCCTGAAG GGCTTCCTACCACACCAGCTGTCCCCAGACTTCCCCTGACAGAGATGCCGCTGCCTCTGTCCTCTCCCCGAGGTCTGGTGGCAGTTAGGACACCCCGGGGGATACTCTTACATTGGGATCCACCAGAACTGGTCCCTAAGAAACTGGATGGCTACATCCTGGAGGGCCGACAAGGCTCCCAGGCCTGGGAGGTGCTGGACCAGGCCGTGGCAGGCACAGAAATGCAGCTGCTGGTGCCAGGCCTCATTAAG GATGTTCTCTACGAGTTCCGCCTTGTGGCCTTGGCTGGTGGCTATGTCAGTGATCCCAGCAACATAGCCAACGTCTCCACTTCTG GCCTGGAGGTCTATCCGTCTCGCACCCAGTTGCCAGGCTTCTTGCCACAGCCCGTGCTGGCCGGAGTGCTGGGCGGGCTCTGCTTCCTGGGGGTGGCTGTTCTTGTGAGCATCCTGGCTGCTTGTGTCACTAACCAGCGCAgggccgcccgccgccgccgcaaGCGCCTTCACCAAG ATCCACCACTTATCTTCTCTCCGCCCCAGTTATCAGCTCTACT ctctgctccaggtTCAAGCAGTCCTGATAGTGTGGCCAAGCTGAAGCCCCAGGCTTCCCCAGTTCCCAGCCTGCACCAgagtctgctctgcagggagccCCCTGGATCCCCCAGCTCCCCTCTGGAGGATCCTCCTAGCCGGGGGCCCTTGCCCCTGGAGTCCATTTGCCGGGGACCAGATGGGCGCTTTGTGATGGGACCCAGCATGGTGACCCCCCAAGAAAGGTCAGGCCCTGAGCAGGCCAAACCTCAGACCCCGTCCCAGCGTCAGGCCAGGTCGTATgactgcagcagcagcagccctaGTGGGCTGCCCCAGCCCCTCTGCATTGTAGACATAAGCCCTGTGGGGCTCAATCCTGCAGCTCCACCAAGTCCTCTGTCAGGTCCAGGACCCCTGCTCCAGTACCTGAACCTGCCCTTCTTCCGGGAGATGAATGTGGATGGGGACTGGCCCCCTTTCGAAGAGCCCAGTCCTGCTCCACCCCTAGATTACACGgacacccagccctgccccactTCATCTTTCCTTCAACCCCCGGACTCCTCCCCTGGGTCCCCCAGGGCCGTACTTCCTGGGGCCATGGTCAGGGCTGGGGCTGCTCCTGAGCCCCCATACACAGCACTAGCTGACTGGACATTGAGGGAACGGCTGCTGCCAAGCCTTCTCCCTGCCGTCCCTCGGGGCAGCCTCACCAGCCAGAGCAGTGGGCGGGGCAGCGCTTCGTTCTTGCGGCCCCCCTCCACAGCCCCCTCAGCAGGAGGCAGCTACCTCAGTCCTGCTATTCTGGGAGATAGCAGCAGCTGGGCCAGTGGCCCTGAGAGATGGCCCCGAAGGGAGCACGTGGTAACAGTCAGCAAGAG GAGGAATACATCTGTGGATGAGAACTATGAATGGGATTCAGAATTCCCTGGGGACATGGAATTGCTGGAGAGTCTGCACCTAGACTTGGCTGGCGCTCGACCCCGACCTGAAGCTGAGCCAGAGCTAG GTGAAAAGACTCCAGAGGAGTGCTGCCTCCTGAACACGGCCCATACTCCTGACCCTGAGGCCCGCTGTGCTGCCCTTCGGGAGGAATTCCTGGCCTTCCGCCGCCGCCGAGATGCCACTAGGGCCCAGCTACCAGCCTATCGACAGCCAGTCCCCCACCCTGAACAGGCCACTCTGCTGTGA